In Aquiflexum balticum DSM 16537, a single genomic region encodes these proteins:
- a CDS encoding polysaccharide deacetylase family protein, whose translation MKQICLIFHTHQPVRLKDYRFYEIGGTSSYFNEELNKNWLTKTANKKFIPVNKVLLDIFNNPHLQFKVSFSFSGCTLDLFEAFTPNLIENLKMMNQRGNVEFLGETYSNTLTGESSPEDLIFRIENQKKKIFNLFGQIPSSFRNNGSHCNFFLSPILADLGYKVLLNNTAEVFVSLTHPNTIYQFPERPDIKLLFGNKELAEAISEPKGNDSKKPMTADLLVKWINELPEEENIVTLFIDYSTFIKDQSSDTILMDFLRELPNKAKESNIGFITPAEIIKNKNFKEMPISTKSIQSQKKTNKIEAEDKLLQKEIFDLLFSLKNKVYKTKNDHLIKTWYYLQDYNHFGILDQKNQSKDFNQYGFQETIGTYISLRNILQDLSSKVNLLLEEKNCDFGQTFRLSDPNKWSFQKDTIPNKEQKYLIF comes from the coding sequence ATGAAGCAGATCTGTTTGATTTTCCATACCCATCAACCGGTGAGGTTAAAGGATTATAGGTTTTATGAAATCGGAGGAACAAGCTCCTACTTTAATGAGGAACTTAACAAAAATTGGTTGACCAAAACTGCCAATAAAAAGTTTATCCCTGTCAATAAGGTTTTGCTTGACATTTTCAATAATCCCCATTTACAGTTCAAAGTGAGTTTTTCATTTTCCGGATGTACACTTGACCTATTTGAAGCGTTTACCCCCAATTTGATTGAAAATCTAAAAATGATGAATCAAAGAGGTAACGTGGAATTTTTGGGAGAAACCTATTCCAATACCTTGACCGGAGAATCCTCTCCGGAGGATTTAATCTTTAGGATCGAAAATCAAAAGAAAAAAATATTCAATTTATTTGGGCAAATACCTAGTTCTTTCAGAAATAACGGATCGCATTGCAACTTTTTTTTAAGCCCCATATTGGCAGACCTTGGATATAAAGTTTTGCTGAACAACACCGCTGAGGTTTTTGTATCACTAACCCATCCTAATACTATATATCAATTCCCGGAAAGACCTGATATCAAATTATTATTCGGAAACAAAGAGTTGGCAGAAGCAATATCTGAACCAAAAGGCAACGACTCCAAAAAACCAATGACGGCAGATTTACTTGTAAAATGGATCAATGAATTACCTGAAGAAGAAAATATTGTCACGCTATTTATTGACTACAGCACATTTATCAAAGACCAATCATCAGATACAATTTTAATGGATTTTTTACGGGAACTTCCCAACAAAGCGAAGGAAAGCAATATTGGATTTATCACTCCTGCAGAAATCATAAAGAATAAAAATTTCAAGGAAATGCCTATTTCAACGAAATCAATCCAAAGTCAGAAAAAAACAAATAAAATAGAAGCAGAAGATAAATTACTTCAAAAAGAAATCTTTGATTTATTGTTTTCCTTGAAAAACAAAGTCTATAAAACGAAAAATGATCACCTGATCAAGACATGGTATTACCTGCAGGATTATAATCATTTTGGAATTTTGGATCAAAAAAATCAATCCAAAGATTTCAATCAATATGGGTTTCAAGAAACTATTGGCACCTATATTTCATTAAGAAACATCCTTCAGGATCTTTCCTCCAAAGTGAACCTTCTTCTTGAAGAAAAAAACTGCGATTTTGGACAAACATTTAGGTTATCTGATCCAAATAAATGGTCATTTCAAAAAGACACCATACCCAATAAGGAACAAAAATATTTGATTTTTTAA
- a CDS encoding DUF302 domain-containing protein, whose amino-acid sequence MKYHISKNIAPQDFLVAKDKITDALKTEGFGVLTEIDIQATMKKKLDKDYKPFLILGACNPTYADKVLSIDPNMSAMLPCNVSLRELDNGEIEISAVDPIAAMASLGNPLIEPLARDVQEKLARVIDAVK is encoded by the coding sequence ATGAAATACCATATCTCAAAAAACATAGCCCCCCAGGATTTTCTGGTGGCCAAAGATAAAATAACCGACGCCTTGAAAACGGAAGGATTCGGGGTATTGACCGAAATTGATATCCAGGCTACCATGAAGAAAAAGTTGGATAAGGATTATAAACCTTTTTTGATTTTGGGTGCCTGTAATCCAACTTATGCTGACAAAGTGTTGAGCATTGACCCAAATATGAGTGCAATGCTGCCTTGCAATGTCAGCTTAAGGGAATTGGATAACGGTGAAATTGAAATTTCAGCAGTAGACCCCATTGCAGCAATGGCAAGTTTAGGTAATCCATTGATTGAACCACTTGCCAGAGATGTACAGGAAAAACTTGCCAGAGTAATTGATGCCGTAAAATAA
- a CDS encoding phytanoyl-CoA dioxygenase family protein produces the protein METKAMNPTDRDSPNKNHKEIPGNPSTATSSKIRLNDRSNGNKLGVLSEEDWQFWIHNGYIVIKNAVSKEQVAKTASFLWEFEEKDPNNPSTWYARPNQEMEMKELIGTGMVEVYNHQELWYNRQVPKIYDAFVDIWGTDKLWVTIDRANLNFPIRPGHEYKAFIHWDYDPETKPQNVQGVLALADQIDENMGGFQCIPELYRTYETWKLTQPAYRNRFQPDISAFKDQIVKVKLHAGDLLIFNSLLPHGIRANHSDKVRIAQYISMMPAEEDNEALKQWRINSWKNKIAPSGYAFPGDPRNWEQTKYGVAELSELGKKLLGLEQW, from the coding sequence ATGGAAACGAAAGCAATGAACCCAACAGACAGGGATAGTCCCAATAAAAACCATAAGGAAATCCCCGGAAATCCATCCACTGCAACAAGCAGTAAAATCCGATTAAACGATCGCTCCAATGGTAATAAGCTCGGAGTTTTATCAGAAGAGGATTGGCAGTTTTGGATTCATAATGGCTATATAGTCATCAAAAATGCAGTATCTAAGGAGCAGGTTGCTAAAACAGCTTCCTTCTTATGGGAATTTGAAGAAAAGGATCCAAACAATCCAAGTACTTGGTATGCCAGACCCAATCAGGAAATGGAGATGAAAGAATTGATAGGGACAGGAATGGTGGAAGTATATAATCATCAGGAATTATGGTACAACAGACAAGTGCCAAAAATCTACGATGCATTTGTGGATATCTGGGGAACAGATAAATTATGGGTAACCATTGACAGGGCAAACCTGAATTTCCCTATCAGACCAGGGCATGAATACAAGGCATTTATTCATTGGGACTATGACCCTGAAACCAAGCCCCAAAATGTTCAGGGTGTTTTGGCCTTGGCTGATCAGATCGATGAAAATATGGGAGGATTTCAATGCATCCCTGAATTGTACCGGACTTATGAAACTTGGAAGCTGACCCAGCCTGCATACAGAAATCGTTTTCAACCAGATATTTCAGCATTCAAAGATCAAATCGTCAAAGTAAAACTACATGCAGGGGATTTATTGATTTTCAACAGTCTGCTTCCCCACGGAATCAGAGCCAATCATTCCGATAAAGTCCGAATTGCCCAATATATCTCCATGATGCCTGCGGAAGAAGACAACGAAGCCCTCAAACAATGGCGCATCAATTCCTGGAAAAATAAAATAGCCCCTTCAGGTTATGCCTTTCCCGGTGATCCAAGAAACTGGGAACAAACCAAATATGGCGTAGCAGAACTTTCTGAACTTGGTAAGAAGCTATTGGGATTGGAGCAGTGGTAA